The following proteins are encoded in a genomic region of Mobula hypostoma chromosome 23, sMobHyp1.1, whole genome shotgun sequence:
- the LOC134336867 gene encoding dynein light chain 2, cytoplasmic, which translates to MSDRKAVIKNADMSEDMQQDAVDCATQAMEKYNIEKDIAAFIKKEFDKKYNPTWHCIVGRNFGSYVTHETKHFIYFYLGQVAILLFKSG; encoded by the exons ATGTCCGATAGAAAAGCTGTGATTAAAAATGCTGACATGTCTGAAGATATGCAGCAGGATGCGGTGGACTGTGCAACTCAGGCGATGGAGAAATACAACATCGAAAAGGACATCGCTGCCTTCATCAAAAAG GAATTCGACAAGAAGTACAATCCTACCTGGCACTGCATAGTTGGCAGAAACTTTGGTAGTTATGTCACACATGAAACAAAACACTTCATCTACTTTTACCTGGGTCAGGTTGCGATTCTTCTATTCAAGTCTGGCTAA